One window of Thermodesulfobacteriota bacterium genomic DNA carries:
- a CDS encoding heavy metal translocating P-type ATPase produces MTEKRVTLAVTGMTCANCAANIERALNKKTPGVVNAAVNFAAERVSVAYDPSVLSEEGIVAAIKKAGYGALPIDTSAAEGDREAAARRSEITNQTRKFLIGALFALPLFLLSMGRDFGILGAWSHAPLVNWLFLALATPVQFYTGFDFYTGGWNSLRNRSANMDVLVAMGSSVAYGYSLAILLVPSLGHHVYFETSAVIITLIRLGKLLESRTKGQTGSAIRKLAGLRPKTAAIIRDGVETMMPLAEVMINDMVVVRPGERIPVDGVISRGRSAVDESMLTGEPVPVDKEPGDRVTGGTVNGQGLLTVTATAVGAETVLSQIIRMVQEAQGGKAPIQALADRVAAVFVPAVILIAMITFTAWWAATGDPVAAMVRLVAVLVIACPCALGLATPTAIMAGTGRAAENGVLFRGGESMEALSRVDTIVFDKTGTLTEGRPSVADIFPHAANCSGADELLRMAASAEKGSEHPIGRAVVSEAVNRSLALTDPEEFAAVSGMGVTARVADHKVMAGRLPWFSDQGLDGSPLSQTAARFQAQGKTVLAVFVDGLPWGLISVADRIKPEAPKVVAKLKAYGLKVAMLTGDNPQTAGQIAMAAGIDRVLADIRPEEKAGEIQRLRQEGAKTAMVGDGINDAPALAHADAGIAIGTGTDVAMEAADVILSGGSLEGVLRALALSRETMTTIRQNLFWAFGYNVVLIPVAAGALYPLAMAPDFLRHLHPIMAALAMAASSLFVVGNSLRLYRKRRVASNAL; encoded by the coding sequence ATGACCGAAAAGCGCGTAACCCTGGCCGTTACCGGCATGACCTGCGCCAACTGCGCCGCCAACATTGAGCGGGCCCTGAACAAAAAAACCCCGGGCGTGGTCAATGCCGCGGTCAATTTTGCCGCCGAGCGGGTCAGTGTCGCTTATGACCCGTCGGTCCTGTCCGAGGAAGGCATTGTCGCGGCCATAAAAAAAGCCGGTTACGGCGCCCTGCCCATCGACACATCCGCGGCGGAAGGTGACCGCGAAGCCGCCGCCCGCCGGTCGGAAATCACCAACCAGACCCGAAAATTTTTAATCGGCGCCCTGTTCGCCCTGCCCCTGTTCCTGCTCAGCATGGGGCGGGATTTCGGGATCCTGGGCGCCTGGAGCCACGCGCCTTTAGTCAACTGGCTTTTTCTGGCCCTGGCCACGCCGGTCCAATTTTATACCGGATTCGATTTTTATACCGGCGGCTGGAACAGCTTGAGAAACAGAAGCGCCAACATGGACGTGCTGGTGGCCATGGGTTCGTCCGTGGCTTATGGCTATTCCCTGGCGATCCTGCTTGTCCCGTCTCTCGGCCATCATGTCTATTTTGAGACATCGGCCGTCATCATCACCCTGATCAGGCTGGGCAAACTCCTGGAATCCCGGACCAAGGGACAAACCGGCAGCGCCATCCGCAAGCTGGCCGGTCTGCGGCCGAAAACCGCCGCCATCATCAGAGACGGGGTTGAAACGATGATGCCGCTGGCGGAGGTGATGATCAATGACATGGTAGTCGTCCGGCCGGGGGAACGGATCCCGGTGGATGGCGTCATTTCCAGGGGACGTTCGGCCGTTGACGAGTCCATGCTGACCGGCGAGCCGGTGCCGGTGGACAAGGAACCGGGCGACCGGGTGACCGGCGGCACCGTCAACGGCCAGGGACTGCTGACGGTGACGGCCACGGCCGTGGGCGCCGAAACGGTCCTGTCCCAGATCATCCGCATGGTTCAGGAAGCCCAGGGCGGCAAGGCCCCCATTCAGGCCCTGGCCGACCGGGTGGCGGCGGTTTTCGTACCGGCCGTCATTCTCATCGCGATGATTACGTTTACCGCCTGGTGGGCGGCAACCGGCGATCCGGTGGCGGCCATGGTCCGGCTGGTGGCGGTGCTGGTCATCGCCTGCCCCTGCGCCCTGGGCCTGGCTACGCCTACGGCCATAATGGCCGGCACGGGCCGGGCCGCGGAAAACGGGGTTCTGTTCCGGGGGGGAGAAAGCATGGAGGCGCTTTCCCGGGTCGATACGATTGTTTTTGACAAAACCGGCACCCTCACCGAAGGACGTCCGTCGGTGGCGGATATCTTCCCTCATGCCGCTAACTGCTCTGGCGCCGATGAACTGCTGCGGATGGCGGCGTCCGCGGAAAAAGGGTCGGAACATCCGATCGGACGGGCCGTGGTCAGCGAAGCCGTCAACCGCTCCCTGGCTTTAACCGATCCGGAGGAATTCGCGGCCGTCAGCGGCATGGGGGTGACGGCCAGAGTGGCGGACCACAAGGTCATGGCCGGACGCCTGCCCTGGTTTTCGGATCAGGGACTGGATGGTTCCCCGCTTTCGCAAACCGCCGCCCGTTTTCAGGCCCAGGGCAAAACCGTTCTGGCCGTGTTTGTGGACGGCCTGCCCTGGGGGCTGATCAGCGTCGCGGACAGAATCAAACCCGAAGCCCCGAAGGTCGTCGCCAAACTCAAGGCTTACGGACTGAAGGTGGCCATGCTGACCGGCGACAACCCTCAGACCGCCGGGCAGATAGCAATGGCTGCGGGCATCGACCGGGTCCTGGCCGACATCCGGCCTGAAGAAAAAGCCGGCGAAATCCAGCGGCTGCGGCAGGAGGGAGCAAAAACAGCCATGGTCGGCGACGGCATCAATGACGCTCCGGCCCTGGCCCATGCGGACGCGGGCATCGCCATCGGCACCGGCACGGACGTGGCCATGGAGGCGGCCGACGTGATTCTATCCGGCGGCAGCCTGGAAGGCGTTCTCCGGGCCCTGGCCCTCAGCCGGGAGACCATGACCACCATCCGGCAGAACCTGTTCTGGGCTTTCGGTTATAACGTTGTGCTGATCCCGGTGGCGGCCGGGGCGCTTTACCCCCTGGCCATGGCGCCGGACTTCCTGCGGCACCTGCATCCCATCATGGCGGCCCTGGCCATGGCCGCCAGCAGCCTGTTTGTGGTCGGAAACAGTTTGCGGCTATATAGAAAAAGGCGGGTTGCGTCCAATGCGTTATAA
- a CDS encoding nitronate monooxygenase encodes MARRILRTPLCDLLNIEYPIISAGMGPTLIGEPNGAPVELVVAVSEAGGLGVLGGAGFTLDQLRAAIRDIRSRTNKPFGVDLLLPKNLPGAGMAGGGSLSLAQVIDMLPPEHLKWYRKIADEMGFPPLDDIKVPTDTATMNPQAAVAICIEEKVPLFAAGLGDPGFMVKEAHAAGMKVLGVVGNAKNAGRIARSGVDLVVAQGHEGGGHTGRVGTMALLPQAIDAAYPVPVLAAGGIGDGRGLAAALAMGCIGVWVGTRFLATDEGGAMALCKQRILSSTDEDTRVSKLFTGKTSRANVTRFHELWDASGLPTLPFPFQVLLASALLAGFIRSGHDDCVSGFAGQVSGLIHDIKPAARVVEEMVEQAADIIARRLPETVTVR; translated from the coding sequence ATGGCCAGACGAATCCTGCGCACCCCCCTGTGTGACCTGCTGAATATTGAATACCCGATTATCAGCGCCGGCATGGGCCCGACCCTGATCGGCGAACCCAACGGCGCGCCGGTGGAACTGGTGGTGGCAGTTTCCGAGGCCGGCGGCCTGGGTGTCCTGGGCGGCGCCGGCTTCACCCTGGATCAACTGCGGGCCGCCATCCGCGACATCCGCTCCAGAACCAACAAGCCCTTTGGCGTGGACCTGCTCCTGCCCAAAAACCTGCCCGGCGCGGGCATGGCCGGCGGCGGCTCACTTTCCCTGGCCCAGGTGATTGACATGCTGCCCCCGGAGCACCTCAAGTGGTACCGAAAAATCGCCGATGAGATGGGTTTCCCGCCTTTAGACGACATCAAGGTGCCCACGGACACCGCCACCATGAACCCCCAGGCGGCCGTGGCCATATGTATCGAGGAAAAAGTCCCCCTGTTTGCCGCCGGCCTGGGCGACCCCGGGTTCATGGTCAAGGAGGCCCACGCCGCCGGCATGAAGGTCCTGGGCGTGGTGGGCAACGCCAAGAACGCCGGCCGCATCGCCCGCTCGGGGGTTGACCTGGTGGTGGCTCAGGGACATGAAGGCGGCGGTCACACCGGCCGGGTAGGAACCATGGCCCTGCTGCCCCAGGCCATTGACGCGGCCTACCCGGTACCGGTGCTGGCCGCGGGCGGGATCGGCGACGGCCGGGGGCTGGCCGCGGCCCTGGCCATGGGCTGCATCGGCGTCTGGGTCGGCACGCGCTTTCTGGCCACTGACGAAGGCGGCGCCATGGCCCTGTGCAAGCAACGCATCCTTTCGTCGACCGACGAGGACACCCGGGTCAGCAAGCTGTTCACGGGCAAAACCTCCCGGGCCAACGTCACCCGCTTCCACGAACTCTGGGACGCTTCCGGCCTGCCAACCCTGCCCTTTCCCTTCCAGGTGCTGCTGGCCTCGGCCCTGCTGGCGGGATTCATCCGCTCCGGTCACGATGACTGCGTCAGCGGCTTTGCCGGCCAGGTATCCGGGCTGATCCATGACATCAAACCCGCTGCCCGGGTCGTAGAAGAAATGGTGGAGCAGGCTGCGGATATCATAGCCCGGAGACTGCCGGAAACAGTGACGGTCCGGTAA
- a CDS encoding CBS domain-containing protein, translated as MDVITTHNTSDFDAVASLIAAGVHYPGAMMVIPTRINANVQAFLSLHKDVFKVSAPGDMDPEAVTRLIVVDTNQWKRLDRMNSLAKKKDLEVHVWDHHAVASDITASMVVQESVGACTTLFAERFESGGVELTPIQATLFLAGIYEDTGNLSFPSTTVRDARAVAYLLDNKADLNVLGNFLRPVYGVRQKEVLFEMLRHAERINIDGHRISICEMDLKGHTQGLSLVVHMYRDILNVDAAFGIFNDPEKKRCVVIARSGVDALDVGKIMRIMGGGGHPAAASAMLKDVGTGGVKQWILELIRDNQRSSIHIGDLMSFPVKTIEASATMKEAAALLKKEKVSGMPVLEGEDLVGIISIRDVNKIKKNSQWQAPVKSFMATSIITAPPEMTVPKAARLLVKHDVGRLPVIKNNKLIGIFTRSDAMLYYYDQMPE; from the coding sequence ATGGATGTCATCACCACTCACAACACCAGCGACTTTGACGCCGTCGCCTCATTGATCGCGGCCGGGGTTCACTACCCGGGTGCCATGATGGTGATTCCCACCCGGATCAACGCCAATGTCCAGGCATTCCTCTCCCTGCATAAGGATGTGTTTAAGGTCAGCGCGCCCGGCGACATGGACCCGGAGGCGGTCACCCGCCTGATTGTCGTGGACACCAACCAGTGGAAACGGCTGGACCGCATGAACAGCCTGGCCAAAAAAAAAGATCTGGAGGTTCACGTCTGGGATCATCACGCCGTCGCCTCCGACATTACCGCCAGTATGGTCGTTCAGGAGTCCGTGGGCGCCTGCACCACCCTGTTCGCTGAACGGTTTGAATCCGGCGGCGTCGAACTGACGCCCATCCAGGCCACTCTTTTTCTGGCCGGAATATACGAGGACACGGGTAACCTGTCTTTCCCGTCCACCACGGTCCGGGACGCCCGGGCCGTGGCCTATCTGCTGGACAACAAGGCCGATCTGAACGTTTTGGGAAATTTTTTGCGTCCGGTTTACGGCGTTCGCCAGAAAGAAGTCCTCTTTGAGATGCTCCGGCACGCGGAACGGATCAATATCGACGGACACCGCATCAGTATCTGTGAAATGGATCTGAAAGGGCATACCCAGGGGCTGTCGCTGGTGGTGCATATGTACCGGGACATCCTCAACGTGGATGCCGCCTTCGGCATATTCAACGATCCGGAAAAAAAGCGCTGCGTCGTCATCGCCAGAAGCGGCGTGGACGCTTTGGACGTGGGCAAGATCATGCGGATCATGGGCGGCGGCGGGCACCCGGCGGCGGCCTCGGCCATGTTAAAGGACGTCGGCACCGGGGGCGTCAAGCAGTGGATCCTGGAGCTGATCCGGGACAATCAGCGGTCATCCATCCACATCGGTGATCTCATGTCCTTTCCGGTAAAAACCATCGAGGCTTCGGCCACCATGAAAGAAGCGGCCGCCCTTTTAAAAAAGGAAAAAGTGTCGGGCATGCCGGTGCTGGAGGGCGAAGACCTGGTGGGTATCATTTCCATCCGGGACGTCAACAAGATCAAAAAAAACTCTCAGTGGCAGGCCCCGGTCAAATCGTTCATGGCCACCAGCATTATCACCGCCCCGCCGGAAATGACGGTTCCCAAGGCGGCCCGGCTGCTGGTCAAACATGACGTGGGCCGGCTGCCGGTCATCAAAAACAATAAACTGATCGGCATTTTCACCCGCTCGGATGCCATGCTGTACTACTATGATCAAATGCCGGAATAA
- a CDS encoding acyl-CoA dehydrogenase family protein, whose amino-acid sequence MTRTTDSEKPPGAGSVYAEIISECDRFARKELRPCVLDADLSPDPEVARGLWRKSLELDLPGLLVSESRGGAGMNPLTGAMVLDRLAMECAGFASIFAFHYAACAAAMAAGSGNFFPSPAGATDDPIPVAALCLPSDPEDMPFAVTEKNGRRVINGSGRPMGNAGLAKTVIVFAGRNGNPGDPVAVRIDPSAAGVSTGEPLHLPGLKMNTFAALALDDVPVEDQAVLAAGDAAGKMMKAAAKAFYAFAAAMAMGCARSALHKAKVYAGQRYQFKKMIIQHQEIQRLLGDMSLKLNMGTAGYLDLLDTERWRPLFLSPDASLVKAFCTDAALDVLMDAIQIHGGYGYMHEYGLEKGMRDVKVLQVLGETNPYLLVRHIADGL is encoded by the coding sequence ATGACGCGGACAACCGACAGCGAAAAACCGCCCGGGGCGGGGAGTGTTTACGCGGAAATTATCAGCGAGTGCGACCGGTTCGCCAGAAAAGAACTGCGGCCCTGCGTTCTGGACGCCGATCTTTCGCCGGACCCGGAGGTCGCCCGGGGGCTGTGGCGCAAATCCCTCGAACTGGATCTGCCCGGCCTGCTGGTGTCCGAGTCCCGCGGCGGGGCCGGCATGAATCCGCTGACCGGCGCCATGGTCCTGGACCGGCTGGCCATGGAATGCGCCGGGTTTGCTTCCATTTTCGCCTTTCATTATGCCGCCTGCGCCGCGGCCATGGCGGCCGGATCCGGGAACTTTTTTCCATCTCCGGCCGGCGCCACAGACGACCCCATTCCAGTGGCGGCCCTCTGCCTGCCGTCGGACCCGGAAGACATGCCTTTTGCCGTGACGGAGAAAAACGGCCGTCGGGTGATCAACGGCAGCGGCAGGCCCATGGGAAACGCGGGCCTGGCGAAAACGGTCATTGTCTTTGCCGGCAGGAACGGCAACCCCGGCGATCCGGTGGCTGTCCGGATCGATCCGTCCGCGGCCGGCGTGTCCACGGGCGAGCCGCTGCATCTGCCGGGCCTGAAGATGAACACCTTTGCCGCTCTGGCGCTTGATGACGTCCCGGTTGAGGACCAGGCCGTTCTGGCGGCGGGGGACGCGGCCGGAAAAATGATGAAGGCCGCCGCCAAGGCCTTTTACGCTTTTGCCGCGGCCATGGCCATGGGCTGCGCCCGGTCGGCTTTGCACAAGGCCAAAGTCTATGCCGGCCAGCGCTACCAGTTTAAAAAAATGATCATCCAGCATCAGGAGATTCAGCGCCTGCTGGGCGACATGAGCCTGAAGCTGAACATGGGAACGGCCGGATACCTGGATCTGCTGGACACTGAAAGATGGCGGCCGTTATTTCTCTCGCCGGACGCCTCGCTGGTCAAGGCCTTCTGCACCGACGCGGCCCTGGATGTCCTGATGGACGCTATTCAGATTCACGGCGGGTACGGCTACATGCACGAGTATGGCCTGGAAAAAGGCATGCGGGACGTCAAAGTGCTGCAGGTGCTGGGGGAAACCAATCCCTATCTGCTGGTGCGCCATATTGCCGACGGTCTGTGA
- a CDS encoding acyl-CoA dehydrogenase family protein, producing MTTLFSDGIGTDLLKSVPALGRLKKHCPAYIAKAEQAQAVARRFARQEMLPVVLPTDRKCAEDPSFFDWDLWRKANDLKLTIAAIPERLGGLGWHALANAVMVEELSCACLASASNIAFNTFGLLGAMVECRTGTILKIIRRMVNAQKKGEPLFWSWAITEPSAGTDMEEGEAMAAMRPSTSARKVAGGYVINGTKCFITNGSLAHFVLANIPVDPAAPRDTMATFLIPADAKGFSVGRVERKCGQKASQTAELFFNDIFVPEENMWEPPGRGLRHTREILSITRGYIGMAGVGLARGALERCLAYAAGKKVRGHRLIDEEWVQFIIADTLKDIAAARNACYNFAVALDTRHAWQLFEAPPVKLSLNLLPGRLLLSEPVAALAGTPFLDRAGTYLKNRLVSDETVEAFVAHGSAVKVTGTDLAVKTASRMLDIVGLEGMDHRCGLEKCFRDAKITQIYEGSNQANRIDLFNFEIGRFL from the coding sequence ATGACGACGCTGTTCTCTGACGGGATCGGGACGGATCTCTTAAAATCGGTTCCGGCCCTCGGTCGGCTGAAGAAACATTGTCCGGCCTATATCGCCAAGGCCGAGCAGGCCCAGGCCGTGGCCCGCCGTTTCGCCCGGCAGGAGATGCTGCCGGTTGTATTGCCGACGGACCGGAAATGCGCCGAAGATCCGAGCTTTTTTGACTGGGACCTCTGGCGCAAGGCCAATGATTTGAAGCTGACCATTGCCGCGATTCCCGAGCGGCTGGGCGGTCTGGGCTGGCATGCCCTGGCCAATGCCGTCATGGTCGAGGAGCTGTCCTGCGCCTGCCTGGCTTCGGCCAGCAACATCGCCTTTAACACCTTCGGCCTGCTGGGCGCCATGGTGGAGTGCCGGACCGGCACCATTCTGAAGATCATCCGCCGGATGGTGAACGCCCAGAAAAAGGGAGAGCCCCTGTTCTGGTCCTGGGCCATTACCGAGCCCTCCGCCGGCACCGACATGGAGGAAGGCGAGGCCATGGCGGCCATGCGGCCGTCCACTTCCGCGCGCAAGGTGGCCGGCGGCTACGTCATCAACGGCACCAAGTGCTTTATCACCAACGGCAGCCTGGCCCATTTCGTGCTGGCCAATATTCCCGTCGATCCCGCCGCTCCCCGCGACACCATGGCCACCTTCCTGATCCCCGCCGATGCCAAGGGTTTTTCCGTGGGCCGGGTGGAACGAAAGTGCGGGCAGAAGGCCAGCCAGACCGCGGAATTGTTTTTCAATGATATTTTCGTGCCGGAAGAAAACATGTGGGAGCCGCCCGGCCGCGGGCTGCGCCACACCCGGGAAATCCTTTCCATCACCCGGGGATACATCGGTATGGCCGGGGTGGGCCTGGCCCGGGGCGCCCTGGAGCGCTGCCTGGCCTACGCTGCCGGAAAAAAGGTCCGCGGCCATCGCCTGATCGACGAGGAGTGGGTGCAATTCATCATCGCCGACACGCTCAAGGACATCGCCGCGGCCAGAAACGCCTGTTATAATTTCGCCGTGGCCCTGGATACCCGGCATGCCTGGCAGTTGTTTGAAGCCCCGCCGGTCAAGCTGTCTCTGAACCTGCTTCCCGGGCGTCTGCTGCTCTCCGAGCCGGTGGCCGCCCTGGCCGGAACGCCCTTTCTGGATCGGGCCGGGACTTATCTTAAAAACCGGCTGGTCAGCGACGAAACGGTGGAAGCGTTTGTCGCCCACGGATCGGCGGTCAAGGTGACGGGAACCGACCTGGCCGTTAAGACCGCCTCCCGGATGCTGGATATAGTGGGGCTCGAGGGCATGGATCACCGCTGCGGCCTGGAAAAGTGCTTCCGGGATGCCAAGATTACCCAGATCTATGAGGGCAGCAATCAGGCCAACCGCATTGACCTGTTTAACTTTGAAATTGGCCGGTTTTTATGA
- a CDS encoding DUF1566 domain-containing protein produces MKHPQKLFNALRFAGLLSVIVLGLVSIIGTGGGGGSSHNNNNQLNTYYLDSDGDGYGDPDVTTESASRPQGYVTDDTDCDDADAAVHPGATEVCGDARDNDCNGQIDEGCSTGGPWVPDTGQTTCYDLSGNAYNRCPYEGDEFYGQDACYDINEPSYTKLDAGGNVLSSRATSWSMVRDNVTGLIWETKTNDGGIHDKDNAYTWHDAEDVFIAQLNADGFGGYTDWRLPTLEELRSIVNYGDFIPSVDSYYFPLIMADMSSRHWTASPAAFDTNFAWRLYFYNGVDDATNKGDQWSAIAVRGRQSGAWDNLASNSNGTVTDDNTGLVWLQRTADVNNDGMIDDRDQLNWQEALAWCESLVYAGHDDWRLPTIKELATIVDLSRQNPAIDTGYFPDTVASGYWTSTSASQLPGCAWKIDFAYGNSTYFGESGDLFEYSKSSEFYVRPVRGGE; encoded by the coding sequence ATGAAACATCCCCAGAAACTTTTTAACGCGCTTCGTTTTGCCGGGCTGCTGTCAGTCATTGTGCTCGGACTGGTTTCCATCATCGGCACCGGAGGCGGCGGTGGCTCGTCTCACAACAACAATAATCAGTTAAATACGTATTATCTTGACAGCGACGGGGATGGATACGGCGATCCGGATGTCACCACGGAAAGCGCCTCCCGGCCCCAGGGGTATGTGACCGATGACACGGACTGCGATGACGCGGACGCGGCCGTTCATCCCGGCGCGACGGAAGTCTGTGGTGACGCCAGGGATAATGATTGCAACGGCCAGATCGACGAAGGTTGTTCCACCGGCGGGCCGTGGGTTCCCGACACCGGTCAGACCACCTGCTATGATCTGTCCGGCAATGCCTACAACCGCTGCCCGTACGAAGGAGACGAGTTTTACGGTCAGGATGCCTGCTACGATATCAACGAACCTTCCTATACCAAGCTCGACGCCGGCGGCAACGTCCTGTCTTCCCGGGCCACCTCCTGGTCCATGGTCAGGGACAACGTCACCGGGCTGATCTGGGAGACCAAAACCAATGACGGCGGCATTCATGACAAGGACAACGCGTATACCTGGCATGATGCCGAGGATGTCTTTATCGCCCAGTTGAATGCCGACGGTTTCGGCGGTTACACGGACTGGCGGCTGCCCACCCTGGAGGAACTCCGTTCTATTGTCAATTACGGTGATTTTATTCCCAGCGTTGACAGCTATTATTTTCCGCTGATCATGGCCGACATGTCGTCCCGGCACTGGACGGCTTCGCCGGCGGCCTTTGACACGAATTTTGCCTGGCGCCTTTATTTTTATAACGGTGTCGATGATGCTACCAATAAAGGTGATCAGTGGAGCGCGATCGCGGTGCGCGGACGGCAGTCCGGGGCATGGGACAACCTGGCCAGCAACAGCAACGGCACGGTTACGGACGATAACACCGGCCTGGTGTGGCTGCAGCGGACCGCCGATGTGAACAACGACGGTATGATTGACGACCGGGATCAGTTGAACTGGCAGGAAGCCCTGGCCTGGTGCGAAAGTCTGGTCTATGCCGGACACGATGACTGGCGGCTGCCGACCATCAAGGAACTGGCCACCATCGTGGATTTGAGCAGGCAGAACCCGGCTATTGACACCGGCTATTTCCCGGATACGGTGGCTTCCGGATACTGGACGTCTACCTCGGCCAGTCAGCTTCCGGGATGCGCCTGGAAGATTGACTTCGCCTATGGAAACAGCACCTACTTCGGGGAAAGCGGCGACCTGTTTGAATACTCCAAGTCGAGTGAGTTTTATGTCCGTCCGGTCCGTGGCGGGGAGTAA
- the htpX gene encoding zinc metalloprotease HtpX — MGNQIRTTLLLALMTVLIMVIGQLLGGRQGMMIAFVFAAGMNFISYWYSDKIVLRMYNAREVTVTDAPEIYGIVEGLARQAGLPMPKVYIIPQDSPNAFATGRNPEHAVVAVTEGLLRLMNRDELAGVLAHELAHVKNRDILIGSIAATMAGAIMMIANMARWSAIFGGGRDDEEGGMSGLGLIIMSFLAPLAAVLIQTAISRSREYLADASGASFAGSSTGLASALAKIGSYSGRLPMNANPSTAHMFIVNPLSGGSLLSLFSTHPPLEDRIARLRGASPTGRPSGRNDSGGGVNYEKGKAFWDNLS; from the coding sequence ATGGGTAATCAGATTCGAACCACCCTGTTGCTGGCGCTGATGACGGTGCTGATCATGGTGATCGGTCAGCTTCTGGGCGGACGCCAGGGCATGATGATCGCGTTCGTGTTCGCGGCGGGCATGAATTTTATCAGTTACTGGTATTCGGATAAAATCGTCCTGCGCATGTACAATGCCCGGGAAGTCACGGTCACCGACGCGCCTGAGATTTACGGGATTGTGGAAGGACTGGCCCGTCAGGCCGGTCTGCCCATGCCGAAAGTCTATATTATTCCCCAGGATTCACCCAACGCATTTGCCACGGGAAGGAACCCGGAGCACGCGGTGGTGGCGGTTACCGAAGGACTGCTGCGGCTGATGAACCGGGACGAACTGGCCGGCGTTCTGGCCCATGAACTGGCCCACGTCAAAAACCGCGACATCCTCATCGGCTCCATTGCCGCCACCATGGCCGGCGCCATCATGATGATCGCCAACATGGCCCGGTGGTCGGCGATATTCGGCGGCGGGCGGGACGACGAGGAGGGCGGCATGAGCGGCCTGGGCTTGATCATCATGTCTTTTCTGGCGCCGCTGGCGGCGGTCCTGATTCAAACCGCCATCTCCCGCTCCCGGGAGTATCTGGCCGATGCTTCCGGCGCCTCGTTCGCGGGCAGCAGCACCGGCCTGGCCAGCGCCCTGGCCAAGATCGGATCCTATTCCGGCCGTCTGCCCATGAACGCCAATCCCTCCACGGCCCACATGTTCATCGTCAACCCCCTCTCCGGCGGCAGCCTGCTCAGCCTTTTTTCTACGCATCCGCCACTGGAGGACCGGATCGCCCGCCTGCGGGGAGCCTCCCCGACCGGTCGGCCTTCCGGCCGAAACGACAGCGGCGGGGGCGTGAATTATGAGAAGGGTAAGGCCTTCTGGGACAACCTCTCCTGA
- a CDS encoding LEA type 2 family protein has product MNISSPCFRIIAGFMATMVLCLAGCATLSGMKTPEIKLAGLRAAEIKGLEAVFEVDLRVINPNKTPLDIQGVDCELAFNGRHLARGVAGPQTEVPAYGSGVVSVTIYASLLDLFGAARRMVESANSDAPDERWTYAVKGSLDLGNTWFTSIPFESGGEIDPRELMDTQSSRKPEIKQE; this is encoded by the coding sequence ATGAATATCTCTTCACCATGCTTCCGAATAATCGCCGGCTTTATGGCCACCATGGTCCTCTGCCTTGCCGGCTGCGCCACCCTGTCCGGCATGAAGACCCCGGAAATCAAACTGGCGGGGCTCCGGGCCGCGGAAATCAAAGGACTGGAGGCCGTCTTCGAGGTGGACCTGCGCGTTATCAACCCCAACAAAACGCCACTGGACATCCAGGGCGTCGACTGCGAGCTGGCTTTCAACGGCCGTCACCTGGCCAGAGGCGTGGCCGGTCCGCAAACAGAGGTCCCGGCTTACGGCAGCGGCGTCGTCTCGGTCACGATCTATGCCTCCCTGCTGGACCTGTTCGGCGCGGCCCGGCGGATGGTGGAAAGCGCCAACAGCGACGCCCCGGACGAACGCTGGACCTATGCCGTCAAAGGCAGCCTGGACCTGGGCAATACCTGGTTTACCAGCATCCCCTTTGAGTCCGGCGGAGAAATCGATCCCAGAGAACTCATGGACACGCAATCTTCCAGAAAACCCGAAATAAAGCAGGAGTGA